A genomic stretch from Chelmon rostratus isolate fCheRos1 chromosome 14, fCheRos1.pri, whole genome shotgun sequence includes:
- the zmp:0000001168 gene encoding signal-induced proliferation-associated protein 1 isoform X1, with product MQSDDLFIRKFRRQNMRPPIATVNFDPKRDAGVVEWPPRREADGADGDSLTPSRAGLTLRSVGRGHIMQRSNSDVTLGDLDSSGKTGGKTARVVGEKVGAGSQGDSGVLLHREYGSLSSLERQTQAQEPSADDQGPLSPNALRFKDPFLLLGLQGNPPEPEGFFRGLSLSTGDSPKPAKPPKPEGLSKKTKPVPPQIPQPGPYDNIGGGAWVRNFAHYDVQSILFDLTEAATNRDSIGRKKNITSGASAASQLRPLSQATPSSPAQGGGGNGGNADDPEQSLLLDEGDGNDNELLLSCPHFRNETGGEEQVGLGRSQGRRGLWSSLRTPNDAVSVLEEPRESHVQQQGKSNYFIEHADLGAHYYRKYFYMKEHQNFFGMDDRLGPVAISFRREEKEGSSGAQYNCRIIFRTTEMKTLRGSILEESVPSAARHTTPRGLSPKRLLEFIMPELNLHCLRLASNSPKVRDTLLKLDEQGLNFQRKVGVMYCRAGQSSEEDMYNNESSGPAFEEFLDLLGERVRLKGWEKYRAQLDNKTDSTGTHSLYTRYQDYEIMFHVSTMLPYTANNTQQLLRKRHIGNDIVTIVFQEPGALPFTPKSIRSHFQHVFIIVQVHEPCTDKTYYRVAVTRSKDIPLFGPLFPKGARFPRSPAFRDFLLAKAVNAENAAEKSEKFRSMATRTRQEYLKDLAENYVTTTPIDSSTKFPLLSLGGKRKDKLKGAKGAELHSAGALVWAVMVNSGDDGEAGELRLPCLLGVSAESVVLIERCTRRVVFNCSCRDVIGWKAVTETKEGGPCLDIFYERGESVSISVMESQAEDIREVVQRLELVTRGCEAFEVTPLRDGVGQPGFLMNEEGFVTELQRFCYAESGGLQLWARVVRLCGHSLVHLSPEERTRLLRTAHKIHITVIPPDENGKPRRSFSELYQKAIKDAECKPGEDQSGEAWVLDEREEEEEEEEEEEEADKLKAGGVDEADIMEVQVEAEEGEGQSCDKGQSERSHGSLLTPPSLPLLRATSLQEQPANQNQEGSASQLTRSCSLERRPSLRDSCDGHVYDNVGLKGECHVYENVGELRDATPDLILAVKPKVPPEDKQFMAAEFGDDKASASDSSSRLSCVDRAERNSRALSLHNSITKILSETTDSTEEEWQSIADLATACRSILEALSREDRKAGDPSQAGDQTDGKLRDSKESDSPGHLEEKVSQLEAMLRKLQDDLQKEKEDKAVLQAEVQSLRQNNQRLQEESQSTVARLIKVTELLCNVNKPC from the exons ATGCAGTCAGATGACCTCTTCATCCGCAAGTTCCGCCGTCAGAACATGCGGCCGCCTATTGCCACTGTCAACTTTGACCCTAAACGGGACGCGGGTGTAGTAGAGTGGCCGCCCAGGAGGGAGGCTGACGGAGCTGATGGAGACAGCCTCACTCCGAGCCGTGCAGGCCTGACCCTGAGGTCCGTGGGAAGGGGCCACATCATGCAGAGAAGTAACAGCGATGTAACCTTAGGGGACCTGGACTCCTCTGGGAAGACAGGGGGCAAAACAGCTCGGGTGGTTGGTGAGAAGGTGGGTGCGGGGTCTCAGGGGGACTCGGGTGTGCTGCTTCACAGGGAATACGGCAGCCTGTCCTCACTGGAGAGACAGACTCAAGCCCAGGAGCCGAGCGCAGACGACCAGGGGCCCCTGAGTCCAAATGCCCTCCGCTTCAAAGACCCTTTCCTGCTTTTAGGACTGCAGGGCAACCCTCCAGAGCCTGAAGGATTCTTTCGGGGTCTGTCTCTTTCGACAGGGGACTCCCCAAAACCTGCCAAGCCGCCGAAGCCTGAAGGTCTAAGTAAGAAAACCAAACCTGTGCCCCCTCAGATCCCTCAACCAGGTCCATATGACAACATCGGGGGTGGAGCCTGGGTGAGGAACTTTGCCCACTACGACGTTCAGAGCATCCTGTTTGACCTCACCGAGGCGGCCACAAACAGGGACAGCATTGGCCGGAAAAAGAATATCACCTCAGGAGCTTCAGCCGCCTCCCAGCTGCGTCCCCTCTCCCAGGCCACCCCGTCCTCACCTGCACAGGGCGGGGGAGGCAACGGGGGGAACGCAGATGACCCTGAGCAGTCGCTGCTGCTGGACGAAGGTGATGGCAATGATAATGAGCTCCTGCTCAGCTGCCCCCACTTCCGCAATGAGACAGGGGGAGAAGAGCAGGTGGGTCTGGGTCGATCTCAGGGGAGGCGGGGACTCTGGTCGAGCCTGCGAACCCCCAACGATGCAGTGTCGGTCCTGGAGGAGCCCAGAGAGAGTCATGTACAACAGCAGGGCAAGAGCAACTACTTTATAGAGCATGCAGATCTGGGAGCCCATTACTATCGCAAATATTTCTACATGAAAG AACACCAGAATTTCTTCGGCATGGACGATCGCCTCGGTCCAGTGGCCATCAGCTTCCGTcgagaggagaaagaaggatCCAGCGGAGCTCAGTACAATTGCAGAATCATCTTTCGCACCACAGAG ATGAAGACGCTGCGAGGTTCCATCTTGGAGGAGTCGGTGCCTTCCGCCGCTCGTCACACGACCCCTCGAGGCCTGTCTCCCAAGAGGCTGCTCGAGTTCATCATGCCTGAGCTGAACCTGCACTGCCTTCGCTTGGCCTCAAACTCCCCCAAGGTCCGGGACACCCTGCTGAAGCTGGATGAACAGGGG TTGAATTTCCAGCGGAAAGTTGGGGTGATGTATTGCAGAGCTGGGCAGAGCTCAGAGGAAGACATGTACAACAACGAGAGCTCGGGGCCGGCGTTTGAGGAGTTTCTGGATCTGCTTGGGGAGCGGGTGCGCCTGAAGGGCTGGGAGAAATACCGAGCTCAGCTGGACAACAAGA cggACTCTACGGGGACACATTCCCTCTACACGCGCTACCAGGACTATGAGATTATGTTTCATGTGTCCACTATGCTGCCCTACACAGCCAACAACACGCAACAG TTGCTGAGGAAGCGACACATCGGAAACGACATCGTGACAATCGTGTTCCAGGAGCCAGGCGCCCTGCCCTTCACCCCAAAGTCCATCCGCTCCCATTTCCAACATGTCTTCATCATCGTTCAGGTTCATGAGCCCTGCACTGACAAAACCTATTACAG ggTGGCTGTGACACGCTCTAAAGACATACCATTATTTGGCCCACTCTTCCCTAAGGGTGCCCGATTCCCTCGCTCGCCTGCCTTCAGAGACTTCCTCCTGGCGAAGGCAGTGAATGCGGAAAACGCTGCGGAGAAGTCAGAGAAGTTCCGCTCCATGGCCACCCGCACGCGGCAGGAATACCTGAAGGACCTGGCCGAAAACTACGTCACCACCACGCCCATCGACTCCTCCACCAAGTTCCCCCTGCTCTCCCTGGGGGGCAAGCGCAAAGACAAGCTGAAGGGTGCCAAAGGAGCCGAGCTGCACAGCGCCGGGGCGCTGGTGTGGGCTGTGATGGTCAACAGCGGAGATGATGGGGAGGCGGGAGAGCTCAGGCTCCCCTGTCTGCTCGGGGTGTCGGCTGAGTCGGTGGTGCTCATCGAGAGGTGCACCCGCAGGGTGGTGTTTAACTGCTCCTGCAGGGACGTCATCGGCTGGAAGGCTGTAACAGAGACTAAGGAGGGGGGGCCCTGCTTGGATATCTTCTATGAGCGTGGGGAGTCAGTGTCAATCAGTGTGATGGAGAGCCAGGCGGAGGATATACGAGAGGTGGTACAGAGGCTAGAG CTGGTTACTCGAGGCTGTGAGGCTTTTGAGGTCACCCCCCTGCGTGACGGAGTTGGCCAGCCTGGCTTCCTGATGAACGAAGAGGGCTTTGTGACGGAGCTGCAGCGGTTCTGCTACGCCGAGAGCGGAGGCCTGCAGCTGTGGGCTCGTGTGGTGCGGCTGTGCGGTCACTCGCTGGTTCACCTGAGCCCCGAGGAGAGGACCAGGCTGCTCCGCACCGCACACAAGATCCACATCACTGTCATCCCACCGGACGAGAACGGCAAGCCTCGCAG AAGTTTCTCTGAGCTGTACCAGAAAGCCATCAAGGATGCGGAGTGTAAGCCCGGCGAGGATCAGTCTGGAGAGGCCTGGGTGCTGgatgagagggaagaagaggaggaggaggaggaggaggaggaggaggcggacAAGCTGAAGGCGGGCGGGGTCGATGAAGCGGATATAatggaggtgcaggtggaggctgAAGAGGGCGAAGGGCAGTCTTGTGATAAAGGGCAAAGTGAGAGAAGTCACGGCTCGCTCCTCACGCCGCCCAGTTTACCTTTGTTACGGGCAACTTCTTTGCAGGAACAGCCGGCCAATCAGAACCAAGAGGGCAGCGCCTCGCAGCTCACACGCAGCTGCTCGTTGGAGCGACGGCCGTCCCTCAGGGATTCGTGTGATGG GCACGTGTACGACAACGTGGGACTGAAGGGGGAGTGCCACGTCTATGAGAACGTCGGCGAGCTGAGAGACGCCACACCTGATTTGATCCTGGCCGTCAAACCCAAGGTTCCCCCGGAGGACAAACAG TTCATGGCGGCTGAGTTTGGCGATGACAAAGCTTCGGCGAGTGACTCGTCCTCCCGGCTGTCGTGCGTGGACCGAGCTGAAAGAAATTCACGAGCCCTTAGTCTACATAACTCCATCACTAAGA TTCTCTCAGAGACGACAGATTCGACTGAGGAGGAGTGGCAGTCCATCGCTGACCTGGCCACAGCCTGCCGCAGCATCCTGGAGGCTTTGTCACGAGAGG ACCGTAAAGCCGGAGACCCCTCCCAAGCTGGAGACCAGACAGACGGCAAGCTGAGAGACTCAAAGGAGAG TGACTCTCCAGGCCACCTAGAAGAGAAGGTATCGCAGCTGGAAGCCATGCTGAGGAAGCTGCAGGATGACCTGCAAAAG GAGAAAGAGGACAAGGCGGTGCTGCAGGCCGAGGTGCAGAGCCTCAGGCAGAACAACCAGCGGCTGCAGGAGGAGTCGCAGAGCACAGTGGCTCGCCTCATCAAAGTCACCGAGCTGCTGTGCAACGTCAACAAGCCCTGTTAG
- the zmp:0000001168 gene encoding signal-induced proliferation-associated protein 1 isoform X2, with protein MQSDDLFIRKFRRQNMRPPIATVNFDPKRDAGVVEWPPRREADGADGDSLTPSRAGLTLRSVGRGHIMQRSNSDVTLGDLDSSGKTGGKTARVVGEKVGAGSQGDSGVLLHREYGSLSSLERQTQAQEPSADDQGPLSPNALRFKDPFLLLGLQGNPPEPEGFFRGLSLSTGDSPKPAKPPKPEGLSKKTKPVPPQIPQPGPYDNIGGGAWVRNFAHYDVQSILFDLTEAATNRDSIGRKKNITSGASAASQLRPLSQATPSSPAQGGGGNGGNADDPEQSLLLDEGDGNDNELLLSCPHFRNETGGEEQVGLGRSQGRRGLWSSLRTPNDAVSVLEEPRESHVQQQGKSNYFIEHADLGAHYYRKYFYMKEHQNFFGMDDRLGPVAISFRREEKEGSSGAQYNCRIIFRTTEMKTLRGSILEESVPSAARHTTPRGLSPKRLLEFIMPELNLHCLRLASNSPKVRDTLLKLDEQGLNFQRKVGVMYCRAGQSSEEDMYNNESSGPAFEEFLDLLGERVRLKGWEKYRAQLDNKTDSTGTHSLYTRYQDYEIMFHVSTMLPYTANNTQQLLRKRHIGNDIVTIVFQEPGALPFTPKSIRSHFQHVFIIVQVHEPCTDKTYYRVAVTRSKDIPLFGPLFPKGARFPRSPAFRDFLLAKAVNAENAAEKSEKFRSMATRTRQEYLKDLAENYVTTTPIDSSTKFPLLSLGGKRKDKLKGAKGAELHSAGALVWAVMVNSGDDGEAGELRLPCLLGVSAESVVLIERCTRRVVFNCSCRDVIGWKAVTETKEGGPCLDIFYERGESVSISVMESQAEDIREVVQRLELVTRGCEAFEVTPLRDGVGQPGFLMNEEGFVTELQRFCYAESGGLQLWARVVRLCGHSLVHLSPEERTRLLRTAHKIHITVIPPDENGKPRRSFSELYQKAIKDAECKPGEDQSGEAWVLDEREEEEEEEEEEEEADKLKAGGVDEADIMEVQVEAEEGEGQSCDKGQSERSHGSLLTPPSLPLLRATSLQEQPANQNQEGSASQLTRSCSLERRPSLRDSCDGHVYDNVGLKGECHVYENVGELRDATPDLILAVKPKVPPEDKQFMAAEFGDDKASASDSSSRLSCVDRAERNSRALSLHNSITKILSETTDSTEEEWQSIADLATACRSILEALSREDRKAGDPSQAGDQTDGKLRDSKERPPRREGIAAGSHAEEAAG; from the exons ATGCAGTCAGATGACCTCTTCATCCGCAAGTTCCGCCGTCAGAACATGCGGCCGCCTATTGCCACTGTCAACTTTGACCCTAAACGGGACGCGGGTGTAGTAGAGTGGCCGCCCAGGAGGGAGGCTGACGGAGCTGATGGAGACAGCCTCACTCCGAGCCGTGCAGGCCTGACCCTGAGGTCCGTGGGAAGGGGCCACATCATGCAGAGAAGTAACAGCGATGTAACCTTAGGGGACCTGGACTCCTCTGGGAAGACAGGGGGCAAAACAGCTCGGGTGGTTGGTGAGAAGGTGGGTGCGGGGTCTCAGGGGGACTCGGGTGTGCTGCTTCACAGGGAATACGGCAGCCTGTCCTCACTGGAGAGACAGACTCAAGCCCAGGAGCCGAGCGCAGACGACCAGGGGCCCCTGAGTCCAAATGCCCTCCGCTTCAAAGACCCTTTCCTGCTTTTAGGACTGCAGGGCAACCCTCCAGAGCCTGAAGGATTCTTTCGGGGTCTGTCTCTTTCGACAGGGGACTCCCCAAAACCTGCCAAGCCGCCGAAGCCTGAAGGTCTAAGTAAGAAAACCAAACCTGTGCCCCCTCAGATCCCTCAACCAGGTCCATATGACAACATCGGGGGTGGAGCCTGGGTGAGGAACTTTGCCCACTACGACGTTCAGAGCATCCTGTTTGACCTCACCGAGGCGGCCACAAACAGGGACAGCATTGGCCGGAAAAAGAATATCACCTCAGGAGCTTCAGCCGCCTCCCAGCTGCGTCCCCTCTCCCAGGCCACCCCGTCCTCACCTGCACAGGGCGGGGGAGGCAACGGGGGGAACGCAGATGACCCTGAGCAGTCGCTGCTGCTGGACGAAGGTGATGGCAATGATAATGAGCTCCTGCTCAGCTGCCCCCACTTCCGCAATGAGACAGGGGGAGAAGAGCAGGTGGGTCTGGGTCGATCTCAGGGGAGGCGGGGACTCTGGTCGAGCCTGCGAACCCCCAACGATGCAGTGTCGGTCCTGGAGGAGCCCAGAGAGAGTCATGTACAACAGCAGGGCAAGAGCAACTACTTTATAGAGCATGCAGATCTGGGAGCCCATTACTATCGCAAATATTTCTACATGAAAG AACACCAGAATTTCTTCGGCATGGACGATCGCCTCGGTCCAGTGGCCATCAGCTTCCGTcgagaggagaaagaaggatCCAGCGGAGCTCAGTACAATTGCAGAATCATCTTTCGCACCACAGAG ATGAAGACGCTGCGAGGTTCCATCTTGGAGGAGTCGGTGCCTTCCGCCGCTCGTCACACGACCCCTCGAGGCCTGTCTCCCAAGAGGCTGCTCGAGTTCATCATGCCTGAGCTGAACCTGCACTGCCTTCGCTTGGCCTCAAACTCCCCCAAGGTCCGGGACACCCTGCTGAAGCTGGATGAACAGGGG TTGAATTTCCAGCGGAAAGTTGGGGTGATGTATTGCAGAGCTGGGCAGAGCTCAGAGGAAGACATGTACAACAACGAGAGCTCGGGGCCGGCGTTTGAGGAGTTTCTGGATCTGCTTGGGGAGCGGGTGCGCCTGAAGGGCTGGGAGAAATACCGAGCTCAGCTGGACAACAAGA cggACTCTACGGGGACACATTCCCTCTACACGCGCTACCAGGACTATGAGATTATGTTTCATGTGTCCACTATGCTGCCCTACACAGCCAACAACACGCAACAG TTGCTGAGGAAGCGACACATCGGAAACGACATCGTGACAATCGTGTTCCAGGAGCCAGGCGCCCTGCCCTTCACCCCAAAGTCCATCCGCTCCCATTTCCAACATGTCTTCATCATCGTTCAGGTTCATGAGCCCTGCACTGACAAAACCTATTACAG ggTGGCTGTGACACGCTCTAAAGACATACCATTATTTGGCCCACTCTTCCCTAAGGGTGCCCGATTCCCTCGCTCGCCTGCCTTCAGAGACTTCCTCCTGGCGAAGGCAGTGAATGCGGAAAACGCTGCGGAGAAGTCAGAGAAGTTCCGCTCCATGGCCACCCGCACGCGGCAGGAATACCTGAAGGACCTGGCCGAAAACTACGTCACCACCACGCCCATCGACTCCTCCACCAAGTTCCCCCTGCTCTCCCTGGGGGGCAAGCGCAAAGACAAGCTGAAGGGTGCCAAAGGAGCCGAGCTGCACAGCGCCGGGGCGCTGGTGTGGGCTGTGATGGTCAACAGCGGAGATGATGGGGAGGCGGGAGAGCTCAGGCTCCCCTGTCTGCTCGGGGTGTCGGCTGAGTCGGTGGTGCTCATCGAGAGGTGCACCCGCAGGGTGGTGTTTAACTGCTCCTGCAGGGACGTCATCGGCTGGAAGGCTGTAACAGAGACTAAGGAGGGGGGGCCCTGCTTGGATATCTTCTATGAGCGTGGGGAGTCAGTGTCAATCAGTGTGATGGAGAGCCAGGCGGAGGATATACGAGAGGTGGTACAGAGGCTAGAG CTGGTTACTCGAGGCTGTGAGGCTTTTGAGGTCACCCCCCTGCGTGACGGAGTTGGCCAGCCTGGCTTCCTGATGAACGAAGAGGGCTTTGTGACGGAGCTGCAGCGGTTCTGCTACGCCGAGAGCGGAGGCCTGCAGCTGTGGGCTCGTGTGGTGCGGCTGTGCGGTCACTCGCTGGTTCACCTGAGCCCCGAGGAGAGGACCAGGCTGCTCCGCACCGCACACAAGATCCACATCACTGTCATCCCACCGGACGAGAACGGCAAGCCTCGCAG AAGTTTCTCTGAGCTGTACCAGAAAGCCATCAAGGATGCGGAGTGTAAGCCCGGCGAGGATCAGTCTGGAGAGGCCTGGGTGCTGgatgagagggaagaagaggaggaggaggaggaggaggaggaggaggcggacAAGCTGAAGGCGGGCGGGGTCGATGAAGCGGATATAatggaggtgcaggtggaggctgAAGAGGGCGAAGGGCAGTCTTGTGATAAAGGGCAAAGTGAGAGAAGTCACGGCTCGCTCCTCACGCCGCCCAGTTTACCTTTGTTACGGGCAACTTCTTTGCAGGAACAGCCGGCCAATCAGAACCAAGAGGGCAGCGCCTCGCAGCTCACACGCAGCTGCTCGTTGGAGCGACGGCCGTCCCTCAGGGATTCGTGTGATGG GCACGTGTACGACAACGTGGGACTGAAGGGGGAGTGCCACGTCTATGAGAACGTCGGCGAGCTGAGAGACGCCACACCTGATTTGATCCTGGCCGTCAAACCCAAGGTTCCCCCGGAGGACAAACAG TTCATGGCGGCTGAGTTTGGCGATGACAAAGCTTCGGCGAGTGACTCGTCCTCCCGGCTGTCGTGCGTGGACCGAGCTGAAAGAAATTCACGAGCCCTTAGTCTACATAACTCCATCACTAAGA TTCTCTCAGAGACGACAGATTCGACTGAGGAGGAGTGGCAGTCCATCGCTGACCTGGCCACAGCCTGCCGCAGCATCCTGGAGGCTTTGTCACGAGAGG ACCGTAAAGCCGGAGACCCCTCCCAAGCTGGAGACCAGACAGACGGCAAGCTGAGAGACTCAAAGGAGAG GCCACCTAGAAGAGAAGGTATCGCAGCTGGAAGCCATGCTGAGGAAGCTGCAGGATGA
- the LOC121616938 gene encoding sodium/potassium/calcium exchanger 3 yields MRAAARHRRPFQRFCCCGVGLVAVIWLAQVIQAPETESSGLLPAVNDGAPRWSRRLMQESDNQSLDQPRAAIHEFPEDIFTKEQRKKGAVLLHTLCAIYMFYALAIVCDDYFVPSLEKISENLQLSEDVAGATFMAAGSSAPELFTSLIGVFITKGDVGVGTIVGSAVFNILVIIGLSGIFAGQTVVLTWWSLFRDSSYYILSVVTLIMVIYDARVVWWESLLLMTMYGVYILIMKFNSQILAFVTIQLRSGRPCSPGSEEHREDKAGEDASACNTSMVLLNKGQAHGQEAPPVIMVDELLILNPHKLSFSDAGLRVMITPHFSPRTRLSMAGRVLISERQRLIQSSRNQRDGEAGPGSRGGSTSNSLKRTGSCSLENGGRGPGTGDAESGDKMGVEVCQPEEEEDDEDGIFSPVRIPGSCCARVKWVITWPLGLLLYCTVPNCILPRWHRWFMVTFVASTLWIAVFSYLMVWMVTIISYTLDIPDYIMGITFLAAGTSVPDCMASLIVARQGMGDMAVSNSIGSNIFDILLGLGFPWALRTLVVDHGSSVFINNKGLVYSVILLLASVFLTVMSVHLNHWRLDRRLGLGLLFLYAIFLLCSIFFGQM; encoded by the exons ATGAGAGCAGCAGCGAGGCACCGGCGGCCCTTCCAGCGGTTCTGCTGCTGCGGAGTCGGGCTGGTCGCCGTCATTTGGCTCGCTCAGGTCATCCAGGCACCAG AGACGGAGTCTTCCGGGCTTTTGCCAGCCGTGAATGATGGGGCACCGCGATGGAGTCGCAGGCTGATGCAGGAGTCGGACAACCAGAGCCTGGATCAGCCCCGAGCAG CCATCCATGAGTTTCCAGAAGACATCTTTACcaaggagcagaggaagaaaggggCCGTGCTCCTGCATACACTCTGT gccATCTACATGTTCTACGCTCTGGCCATCGTCTGTGATGACTACTTCGTCCCTTCCCTTGAGAAAATATCTGAG aacctgcagctcagtgaagaTGTGGCCGGGGCGACATTTATGGCTGCAGGAAGCTCTGCTCCAGAGCTCTTCACCTCTCTTATTG GCGTCTTCATCACTAAAGGAGACGTCGGAGTCGGCACGATCGTCGGCTCGGCTGTCTTCAACATCCTGGTCATCATCGGCCTGAGTGGGATCTTTGCGGGCCAG ACGGTGGTCCTAACATGGTGGTCCCTTTTCAGAGATTCCTCCTACTACATCCTCTCTGTAGTGACGCTCATCATG gTGATCTATGATGCCAGAGTTGTCTG GTGGGAGTCCCTGCTCCTCATGACCATGTATGGAGTCTACATTTTAATAATGAA GTTCAACTCCCAGATTCTGGCATTCGTGACGATTCAGCTCAGGAGCGGCAGGCCATGCAGCCCCGGATCAGAGGAACACAGGGAAGACAAGGCGGGAGAGGACGCCTCCGCTTGCAACACCTCCATGGTGCTTCTCAACAAAG GCCAAGCCCACGGTCAGGAGGCTCCTCCTGTCATCATGGTGGATGAGCTCCTCATCCTCAACCCCCACAAGCTGTCCTTCTCTGACGCCGGCCTGCGTGTCATGATCACCCCCCACTTCTCGCCCCGCACCAGGCTCTCCATGGCAGGACGCGTGCTCATCAGTGAG AGACAGAGGCTGATCCAGAGTTCGAGGAACCAGCGGGACGGCGAGGCCGGCCCCGGGTCACGAGGGGGGTCAACCAGCAACAGCCTGAAGAGGACGGGCTCCTGCAGTCTGGAGAACGGGGGCAGGGGACCCGGGACAGGAGACGCCGAGTCGGGAGACAAGATGGGGGTCGAGGTGTGCcagccagaggaggaagaggatgatgaagatggcaTTTTCAGTCCTGTGCGCATACCAG GCAGCTGCTGTGCGCGGGTGAAGTGGGTGATCACGTGGCCTCTGGGCCTCCTGCTCTACTGCACTGTGCCTAACTGTATTCTGCCACGCTGGCACCGCTGGTTCATGGTCACCTTTGTGGCCTCCACCCTGTGGATCGCTGTCTTCTCCTACCTCATGGTGTGGATG GTCACCATCATCAGCTACACACTAGACATCCCAGACTACATCATGGGCATCACCTTCCTGGCTGCTGGAACCAGCGTGCCAGACTGCATGGCAAGTCTGATTGTAGCTCGACAAG GCATGGGGGACATGGCAGTGTCTAACTCCATAGGCAGCAATATCTTTGACATCCTGCTGGGTTTGGGTTTCCCCTGGGCTTTGCGTACCCTTGTGGTGGACCACGGATCATCA GTCTTCATAAATAATAAAGGACTGGTGTATTCTGTCATCCTGCTGCTGGCATCTGTGTTTCTGACG GTGATGAGTGTTCACCTGAACCACTGGAGGCTGGATCGGCGTCTGGGTCTGGGCCTGCTGTTTCTCTATGCcatcttcctgctctgctccatCTTCTTCGGGCAGATGTGA